Proteins encoded together in one Micromonospora auratinigra window:
- a CDS encoding EamA family transporter, giving the protein MSSRPASATPPATATRPALIWTALVLVYVLWGSTYLGIRVAVESLPPLTSAAARFAAAAVVLALVLRIRRGAGTLRVDRRQLGSAALVGVLLLAGGNGLVVLAEAGPPGTALPSGIAALLVATVPLLVVLLRTVGGDRPRPWTFVGVALGFVGLVLLVLPTGGPGTVPVAGALTVVAGAVSWSVGSYLSGRIRMPADPFVATVYEMLAGAAALAVIATARGELRGFSPAEVTGRSWAALAYLMVAGSLVAFTAYVWLLHHAPISLVSTYAYVNPAVAVALGALLVAEPVTAQVLLGGAVIVAGVAVVVSTERPRRPADTPPADSPVDRAADSVADDPAGSVADDSVAADRPVDGAAGGAGRR; this is encoded by the coding sequence ATGAGCTCACGCCCCGCAAGTGCGACACCGCCCGCCACCGCCACCCGACCCGCGCTGATCTGGACCGCGTTGGTCCTGGTCTACGTGCTCTGGGGCTCGACCTACCTGGGCATCCGGGTCGCCGTCGAGTCGCTGCCGCCGCTCACCTCGGCCGCCGCCCGGTTCGCCGCCGCCGCCGTGGTGCTCGCCCTGGTGCTCCGGATACGCCGGGGCGCGGGCACGCTCCGCGTCGACCGCCGGCAACTCGGCTCCGCCGCCCTGGTCGGAGTGCTGCTGCTGGCCGGCGGCAACGGGCTGGTGGTGCTCGCCGAGGCGGGGCCGCCCGGGACGGCACTGCCCTCCGGAATCGCCGCGCTGCTGGTGGCCACCGTCCCGCTGCTGGTGGTGCTGCTGCGTACGGTCGGCGGCGACCGGCCGCGCCCGTGGACCTTCGTCGGCGTGGCCCTCGGCTTCGTCGGCCTGGTCCTGCTGGTGCTGCCCACCGGTGGCCCGGGCACCGTGCCGGTGGCCGGGGCGCTGACCGTGGTCGCCGGAGCGGTCAGCTGGTCGGTGGGCTCCTACCTCTCCGGTCGGATCCGCATGCCGGCGGACCCCTTCGTCGCCACCGTCTACGAGATGCTGGCCGGCGCGGCGGCGCTGGCCGTGATCGCGACCGCCCGGGGCGAACTGCGCGGCTTCTCCCCCGCCGAGGTGACCGGCCGCTCCTGGGCGGCGTTGGCGTACCTGATGGTGGCCGGGTCCCTGGTCGCCTTCACCGCGTACGTCTGGCTGCTGCACCACGCACCGATCTCGCTGGTCTCCACCTACGCGTACGTCAACCCGGCGGTGGCGGTGGCCCTCGGCGCGCTGCTCGTCGCCGAGCCGGTGACCGCCCAGGTGCTCCTCGGCGGCGCGGTCATCGTCGCCGGGGTCGCGGTGGTGGTGAGCACCGAACGCCCGCGCCGACCGGCCGACACCCCACCGGCCGACAGCCCCGTCGACCGGGCGGCCGACAGCGTGGCCGACGACCCGGCCGGCAGCGTGGCGGACGACAGCGTGGCGGCCGACCGGCCGGTGGACGGGGCAGCCGGCGGGGCGGGCCGCCGGTAA
- a CDS encoding prepilin peptidase: protein MSGAAVTGVALLGALAGWVAVPLARPYTGSARRPGRVRRLGTALTGAVVLGGLAAARGTDPALPALLLVAAIGLVLALVDLACLRLPDPLVALAAAVGAVGLVGAALVAGTPGRLLPALAGAALSFGGYVLLALLPGSRLGFGDVKLAGALGLPLGWSGWSTLGLGLLLPHLLHGVVALALLATGRVRRDTALPVGPAILAGAWLALLLD, encoded by the coding sequence GTGTCCGGCGCAGCGGTGACGGGTGTCGCGCTGCTCGGCGCGCTCGCCGGGTGGGTCGCGGTCCCGCTCGCCCGCCCGTACACCGGGAGCGCACGCCGGCCCGGGCGGGTCCGGCGGCTCGGGACGGCGCTGACCGGCGCGGTGGTCCTCGGTGGGCTGGCCGCGGCGCGCGGCACCGATCCGGCCCTGCCGGCGCTGCTGCTGGTGGCGGCGATCGGCCTGGTGCTCGCCCTGGTCGACCTCGCCTGCCTGCGGCTGCCCGACCCGCTGGTGGCGCTCGCCGCCGCCGTCGGCGCGGTCGGCCTGGTCGGCGCCGCGCTCGTCGCCGGTACGCCGGGGCGGCTGCTGCCCGCGCTCGCCGGCGCGGCGCTCTCGTTCGGCGGGTACGTGCTGCTCGCCCTGCTCCCCGGATCGCGGCTCGGCTTCGGCGACGTGAAGCTCGCCGGCGCGCTCGGCCTCCCGCTCGGGTGGTCGGGTTGGTCGACCCTCGGGCTCGGGCTGCTCCTGCCGCACCTGCTGCACGGCGTGGTCGCGCTCGCCCTGCTCGCCACCGGTCGGGTCCGCCGGGACACCGCGCTCCCGGTCGGCCCCGCCATCCTGGCCGGTGCCTGGCTGGCGCTGCTGCTCGACTGA
- a CDS encoding LppU/SCO3897 family protein yields the protein MPGQRHEPQPGWAPPVPGPPGPGYPGPGPERPKRGRVPLLVVLAVVLVLVLGAAAVFWGVSREGGRPSDEPVASAPPAAEPTVATTGPTATPAPASSTDPRFVKTGQCVRNDGGAAQPKLAIAECGPQTYQVVRRFDGATSGKRDAEAKCAKVPGYTDWYFFDSELDTLDFVLCLKRR from the coding sequence CTGCCCGGTCAGCGGCACGAGCCGCAGCCCGGCTGGGCACCGCCGGTCCCCGGCCCGCCGGGTCCCGGGTATCCGGGTCCCGGGCCGGAGCGGCCGAAGCGCGGCCGGGTGCCGCTGCTCGTGGTGCTGGCGGTGGTGCTGGTGCTGGTGCTCGGTGCGGCCGCGGTCTTCTGGGGGGTCAGCCGGGAGGGCGGGCGGCCGTCGGACGAGCCGGTCGCGTCGGCCCCGCCCGCCGCCGAGCCGACGGTGGCGACGACCGGGCCGACGGCCACGCCGGCCCCGGCCTCGTCGACCGATCCCCGGTTCGTCAAGACGGGCCAGTGCGTCCGCAACGACGGGGGCGCCGCGCAGCCGAAGTTGGCGATCGCCGAGTGCGGTCCGCAGACCTACCAGGTGGTACGCAGGTTCGACGGTGCCACCAGCGGCAAGCGGGACGCCGAGGCGAAGTGCGCCAAGGTCCCCGGTTACACCGACTGGTACTTCTTCGACAGTGAGCTGGACACACTCGACTTCGTGCTCTGCCTGAAGCGGCGGTAG
- a CDS encoding UvrD-helicase domain-containing protein, whose product MPPFSAAPPGGLPPFVADLHIHSKYSRACSRDLTLPNLGWWARRKGIGVLGTGDFTHPAWYDHLRETLHPAEPGLYRLGPDAERDIARRLPPRLASAAEADPVRFMLSVEISTIYKRDDRTRKVHHLIYLPDLDAVARFNAALGRIGNLGSDGRPILGLDSRDLLEITLEASPDGYLVPAHIWTPWFSALGSKSGFDAIADCYADLAEHVFAVETGLSSDPEMNWRVGSLDRYRLVSNSDAHSPPALAREATVFDSGRDYFAIREALRTGDGLAGTIEFFPEEGKYHADGHRLCGVNWAPERTREAGGRCPECGKPLTVGVLSRVEELADRPEGHRPAHARPVTHLVPLAEILGEINKVGARSKKVEGKLNELVAALGPELEILTTTPVDEISRVGGELLGEGIGRLRRGEVRRVPGYDGEYGVITLFDPAELGGAGGSGTQDTLFDVPVPAQRKPTEPAPKPKARRTTAAKVEPKRKAPAPPIAPAPSPHEPFEPMLAGMEEVGTGLLDRLDAMQRVAASAPGGPLLIVAGPGTGKTRTLTHRIAYLCAELNVFPEQCLAITFTRRAAEELRHRLDGLLGPVAEDVTVGTFHSLGLAILRENAAAAGLPADFRIADDADRTAARAEAGDDDARYAALLRKRDLVDLDELLTLPVALLRGDKKLVREYRDRWKWIFVDEYQDVDAVQYELLRLLSPADGNLCAIGDPDQAIYSFRGADVGYFLRFSQDFTDARLVRLNRNYRSSAPILAAAVQAIAPSSLVRGRRLDPARLDPEAPLVGRYAAASVADEADFLVRTIDDLVGGLSHRSLDSGRIDGRATTLSFSDIAVLYRTDSQAAPIVDALARANIPVQKRSHDRLRDRPGVTAIARELRHTGLDGPLAARVRLAGQVLAERFAVPTLDGSGSVRPDDVRSAVDLLAPLARRCGDDLELFLSQLATGAEVDALDPRAEAVTLLTLHAAKGLEFPVVFLVGAEDGLLPLRWPGTAPDDDAVAEERRLFFVGLTRAQDRLYVSHAARRVRHGAERECRPSPFLDVIDPGLFERFGEPEARRPKDRQLRLI is encoded by the coding sequence GTGCCTCCGTTCAGCGCCGCACCCCCCGGTGGCCTCCCGCCGTTCGTCGCGGATCTGCACATCCACTCGAAGTACTCCCGCGCGTGCAGCCGCGACCTGACCCTGCCCAACCTGGGCTGGTGGGCCCGGCGCAAGGGCATCGGGGTGCTGGGCACCGGCGACTTCACCCATCCCGCCTGGTACGACCACCTGCGGGAGACCCTGCACCCGGCCGAGCCCGGCCTCTACCGGCTCGGCCCGGACGCGGAACGGGACATCGCCCGTCGGCTGCCGCCCCGGCTGGCGAGCGCGGCGGAGGCGGATCCGGTCCGGTTCATGCTCAGCGTGGAGATCTCCACGATCTACAAGCGGGACGACCGGACCCGGAAGGTGCACCACCTGATCTACCTGCCGGACCTGGACGCGGTGGCCCGGTTCAACGCGGCGCTGGGCCGGATCGGCAACCTCGGCTCGGACGGCCGGCCGATCCTCGGGCTGGACTCCCGCGACCTGCTGGAGATCACCCTGGAGGCGAGTCCGGACGGCTACCTGGTGCCGGCGCACATCTGGACGCCCTGGTTCTCGGCGCTCGGCTCCAAGTCCGGCTTCGACGCGATCGCCGACTGCTACGCCGACCTGGCCGAGCACGTCTTCGCGGTCGAGACCGGGCTCTCCTCCGACCCCGAGATGAACTGGCGGGTCGGCAGCCTGGACCGCTACCGGCTGGTCTCGAACTCGGACGCGCACTCGCCTCCGGCCCTGGCCCGGGAGGCGACCGTCTTCGACTCCGGGCGCGACTACTTCGCGATCCGCGAGGCGCTGCGCACCGGCGACGGGCTGGCCGGCACCATCGAGTTCTTCCCGGAGGAGGGCAAGTACCACGCCGACGGGCACCGGCTCTGCGGGGTGAACTGGGCCCCGGAGCGCACCCGCGAGGCGGGTGGCCGCTGCCCGGAGTGCGGCAAGCCGCTGACGGTGGGCGTCCTGAGCCGGGTCGAGGAGCTGGCGGACCGACCCGAGGGGCACCGCCCGGCGCACGCCCGTCCGGTGACCCACCTGGTGCCGCTCGCCGAGATCCTCGGTGAGATCAACAAGGTGGGCGCCCGGTCGAAGAAGGTCGAGGGGAAGCTCAACGAGCTGGTCGCCGCGCTCGGCCCGGAGCTGGAGATCCTCACCACCACCCCGGTGGACGAGATCAGCCGGGTCGGCGGTGAGCTGCTGGGCGAGGGGATCGGCCGGCTGCGGCGCGGCGAGGTGCGCCGGGTGCCCGGCTACGACGGCGAGTACGGGGTGATCACCCTCTTCGACCCGGCCGAGCTGGGCGGGGCGGGCGGCTCCGGCACCCAGGACACGCTCTTCGACGTACCGGTGCCCGCGCAGCGGAAGCCCACGGAGCCCGCGCCGAAACCGAAGGCCCGGCGCACGACGGCGGCGAAGGTCGAGCCGAAGCGGAAGGCGCCGGCGCCACCGATCGCGCCGGCGCCCTCCCCGCACGAGCCGTTCGAGCCGATGCTCGCCGGGATGGAGGAGGTCGGCACCGGCCTGCTGGACCGGTTGGACGCGATGCAGCGGGTGGCCGCCTCCGCGCCGGGCGGTCCGCTGCTGATCGTGGCGGGACCGGGCACCGGCAAGACCCGGACGCTGACCCACCGCATCGCCTACCTCTGTGCCGAGCTGAACGTCTTCCCGGAGCAGTGCCTGGCGATCACCTTCACCCGCCGGGCGGCGGAGGAGCTGCGGCACCGCCTCGACGGGCTGCTCGGCCCGGTGGCCGAGGACGTCACGGTGGGCACGTTCCACTCGCTGGGGCTGGCCATCCTGCGGGAGAACGCGGCGGCCGCGGGCCTGCCGGCGGACTTCCGGATCGCCGACGACGCGGACCGGACGGCCGCCCGGGCGGAGGCCGGCGACGACGACGCCCGCTACGCGGCGCTGCTGCGCAAGCGGGACCTGGTCGACCTGGACGAGCTGCTCACCCTGCCGGTGGCGCTGCTGCGGGGGGACAAGAAGCTGGTCCGCGAGTACCGCGACCGGTGGAAGTGGATCTTCGTCGACGAGTACCAGGACGTCGACGCGGTCCAGTACGAGCTGCTGCGGCTGCTCTCCCCCGCCGACGGCAACCTCTGCGCGATCGGCGACCCGGACCAGGCCATCTACTCGTTCCGGGGCGCGGACGTCGGCTACTTCCTGCGCTTCTCGCAGGACTTCACGGACGCCCGGCTGGTCCGGCTGAACCGCAACTACCGCTCGTCGGCACCGATCCTGGCCGCCGCGGTGCAGGCCATCGCGCCCTCGTCGCTGGTGCGGGGCCGCCGGCTCGACCCGGCCCGGCTGGACCCGGAGGCCCCGCTGGTCGGTCGCTACGCCGCGGCCTCCGTCGCCGACGAGGCCGATTTCCTGGTACGCACCATCGACGACCTGGTCGGCGGCCTCTCCCACCGGTCGCTGGACTCGGGGCGGATCGACGGCCGCGCCACCACCCTGTCGTTCTCCGACATCGCGGTGCTCTACCGGACCGACTCCCAGGCGGCCCCGATCGTCGATGCGCTGGCCCGGGCGAACATTCCGGTGCAGAAGCGCTCGCACGACCGGCTGCGGGACCGGCCCGGGGTGACCGCGATCGCCCGGGAGCTGCGGCACACCGGCCTCGACGGCCCGCTGGCCGCCCGGGTGCGGCTGGCCGGGCAGGTGCTGGCGGAGCGTTTCGCCGTACCCACCCTCGACGGGTCCGGCTCGGTACGCCCCGACGACGTGCGGTCGGCGGTGGACCTGCTCGCCCCGCTCGCCCGCCGCTGCGGCGACGACCTGGAGCTGTTCCTGTCCCAGCTGGCGACGGGTGCGGAGGTGGACGCCCTCGACCCGCGCGCCGAGGCGGTCACCCTGCTGACCCTGCACGCCGCGAAGGGCCTGGAGTTCCCGGTGGTCTTCCTGGTCGGCGCCGAGGACGGGCTGCTGCCGCTGCGCTGGCCGGGCACGGCTCCGGACGACGACGCGGTGGCCGAGGAGCGCCGGCTCTTCTTCGTCGGCCTCACCCGCGCCCAGGACCGCCTGTACGTCAGCCACGCCGCCCGCCGGGTCCGGCACGGCGCGGAACGCGAGTGCCGCCCGTCGCCGTTCCTCGACGTGATCGACCCGGGGCTCTTCGAGCGGTTCGGCGAGCCGGAGGCCCGGCGACCGAAGGACCGCCAGCTCCGGCTGATCTGA